The Spirochaetota bacterium genomic sequence ACAGGGACGATGCGAAGCCCGTTGGATGATGTTTCGCGCAATATGATATCGGCGAAGCGTTCTGTATCTCCTTCCGTGAGCACGGAGAGCGTAAATGCGGCACGCGATTTTTTCATCACGATGGGCGTGAGCCACACGTCATCGGCCCCCGCCTCGCGGAGGAGCGTCTGTACATACGCAAGCGCTTCCGGCGTCATATCATCGATATTGCATTCCAGCACGTGTGCATTCACGTGTGCATTCACGTGTGCATTCACGTGTGCATTCACGTGT encodes the following:
- the larC gene encoding nickel insertion protein, which gives rise to HVNAHVNAHVNAHVNAHVLECNIDDMTPEALAYVQTLLREAGADDVWLTPIVMKKSRAAFTLSVLTEGDTERFADIILRETSSNGLRIVPVSKMKLPREMKSVETEYGTVRVKIARAGNAIKMKPEYDDVERIAREKGVSFADVHTAVERAWRP